A region of Thermococcus argininiproducens DNA encodes the following proteins:
- the dps gene encoding DNA protection during starvation protein, translating to MSEHNRKLVERAGIDVEKLLEMLLKAAAAEFTTYYYYTVLRNHTTGLEGEAIKEIVEDARIEDRNHFEALVPRIYELGGDLPRDIKDFADMAWCRDAYLPEDPTIENILKVLLEAERCAVGVYTEICNYTIGKDPRTYDLALAILHEEIEHEAWFEELLTGKPSGHFRRSRPGESPYVSKFLK from the coding sequence ATGTCTGAACACAATAGAAAACTTGTAGAGAGAGCCGGAATAGACGTGGAAAAACTTTTAGAAATGCTTCTTAAAGCTGCCGCCGCAGAATTTACGACCTACTATTATTATACAGTTTTAAGAAACCATACCACTGGACTTGAGGGAGAAGCCATAAAGGAAATCGTAGAAGATGCCCGCATAGAAGATAGAAACCATTTTGAAGCACTAGTACCTAGGATATACGAGCTTGGAGGAGACCTCCCAAGAGACATAAAAGATTTTGCTGATATGGCTTGGTGCCGTGATGCTTATCTCCCAGAGGATCCCACCATTGAAAATATCCTAAAAGTCCTACTTGAAGCAGAACGCTGTGCTGTAGGGGTTTACACGGAGATATGCAACTATACTATAGGTAAAGACCCAAGAACGTATGACTTGGCACTTGCAATACTCCATGAGGAAATAGAACACGAAGCATGGTTTGAGGAACTCCTAACAGGCAAACCAAGCGGCCATTTTAGAAGGAGTAGACCTGGTGAAAGTCCCTATGTTTCAAAGTTTTTGAAATGA
- a CDS encoding PUA domain-containing protein gives MELQYRRASSQELKLITKEAEKFGELKHEFFGVVEGKFRDIYAVNKEIWRKIESLKVHPYSFGTFIGTIKKDKNLVERFYPNIEFFYFVDIKKNYAILKPKPAFLFTTGKDVPKNGVREYVWQGSKKIVVMNEEGIILGIGLINPQSERKFIKNITDIGEFIRRHR, from the coding sequence ATGGAGCTTCAGTATAGAAGGGCATCCTCCCAAGAGCTTAAATTAATAACAAAAGAAGCAGAGAAGTTTGGGGAACTGAAGCATGAATTCTTTGGTGTGGTTGAAGGAAAATTCAGGGACATTTACGCTGTAAACAAAGAAATTTGGAGGAAAATAGAAAGCTTAAAAGTGCACCCTTATTCTTTTGGAACATTTATTGGGACAATTAAAAAGGATAAAAATCTCGTTGAGAGATTCTACCCCAATATTGAGTTCTTTTACTTCGTGGATATAAAGAAAAACTATGCAATTTTGAAGCCCAAACCAGCATTTCTCTTTACTACAGGAAAGGATGTTCCAAAGAATGGGGTTAGAGAATACGTCTGGCAGGGCAGTAAAAAAATAGTCGTTATGAACGAAGAGGGCATAATTCTTGGGATAGGCCTAATAAACCCCCAAAGCGAAAGAAAATTTATCAAAAATATTACCGATATAGGAGAGTTTATTCGAAGACACCGGTGA
- a CDS encoding ABC transporter permease: MVGIERILSAFSEHLVLTYVSLFVSISVGIPLAVLALKSKRLASIIMGFANLVQAIPSFAVVAIVVPLLGIGFTPAIFAIFLRALLPIVKNTYVGLSEVDEAMIDAAEGIGLTEWEIIRHVRFPHAYPAMFAGIKFAAVLANSIAILTAIIGSGGLGRLVFEGLASFNTDKILAGSIPAILMAVFIDVSFSYVEKKITPKGIGSE, translated from the coding sequence GTGGTGGGGATTGAAAGAATTTTAAGTGCTTTCAGTGAACACCTTGTTCTAACGTACGTCTCACTCTTTGTAAGTATCTCGGTTGGAATTCCTCTTGCAGTACTGGCACTTAAAAGCAAAAGACTTGCATCGATCATAATGGGATTTGCGAACTTGGTACAGGCCATTCCCAGCTTTGCCGTTGTTGCAATAGTAGTGCCACTTCTTGGCATAGGGTTCACTCCTGCAATCTTTGCAATATTTCTCAGGGCCCTGCTTCCAATAGTTAAAAACACCTATGTGGGTCTTAGTGAGGTAGATGAAGCCATGATTGATGCTGCTGAGGGTATAGGGCTAACTGAATGGGAGATAATTCGCCATGTTCGCTTTCCCCATGCCTATCCAGCAATGTTTGCAGGGATAAAATTCGCGGCAGTTTTGGCTAATTCAATAGCAATCTTAACGGCTATAATTGGTTCTGGAGGCCTTGGAAGGCTGGTTTTTGAGGGTTTGGCAAGCTTTAATACAGACAAAATTTTAGCAGGCTCTATTCCTGCTATTCTTATGGCGGTTTTTATAGATGTGAGCTTTTCTTACGTCGAAAAGAAGATAACTCCAAAAGGAATTGGGAGTGAATGA
- a CDS encoding YkgJ family cysteine cluster protein, translating to MRFKPSPLTKDVNFECKFCLDCCRGRFIYLTLSDIEKIMKHSHDPQDFTLLTAEEGKIRFVLAYREWDLGCIFHDPETGKCKVHDYNPLICQIYPFMVSHQPLGIEGEKPFEYKGEKLWIYYDKNCPGVGEGQEIITREKIAELGMEFQKEFEKTDLDGLNKLLDGERDGASV from the coding sequence GTGCGGTTCAAACCAAGCCCATTAACAAAGGATGTAAACTTTGAGTGTAAATTCTGCCTTGATTGTTGTCGGGGTAGATTTATCTATTTAACCCTTTCAGATATTGAGAAAATAATGAAACATAGCCACGACCCTCAAGACTTCACTCTTTTAACCGCAGAAGAGGGAAAAATCCGCTTCGTACTTGCATACAGAGAATGGGATCTAGGATGCATCTTTCACGATCCAGAAACAGGAAAATGCAAAGTCCACGATTACAACCCATTAATCTGCCAGATCTATCCGTTCATGGTTTCTCACCAACCTCTCGGCATTGAAGGAGAGAAACCGTTTGAGTACAAAGGAGAAAAGCTCTGGATCTATTACGACAAAAACTGTCCTGGGGTTGGAGAGGGGCAAGAGATTATAACAAGAGAGAAAATAGCAGAACTCGGCATGGAGTTCCAAAAAGAGTTTGAGAAAACTGATTTAGATGGTTTAAACAAACTCTTAGACGGTGAAAGAGATGGAGCTTCAGTATAG
- a CDS encoding Fur family transcriptional regulator, giving the protein MWREKAVTALRKAGYKLTPQRLKLIEILEDIGSEHPALTEVLRRVRKEFPTMSFSTLYSNVLTLKKLGLIEVFSLNGETRVELNINPHINLIFGDMIVDLDAPEIIIMIENKVKKNVKLVNVLLD; this is encoded by the coding sequence ATGTGGAGAGAAAAAGCTGTGACGGCTCTTAGGAAGGCAGGGTATAAGTTAACCCCTCAGAGGCTTAAACTTATTGAGATCTTGGAAGATATTGGAAGTGAGCATCCTGCTCTAACAGAGGTGCTTAGAAGAGTCAGAAAAGAATTCCCTACAATGAGTTTTTCAACACTTTACTCCAATGTACTCACCCTTAAAAAACTTGGACTTATTGAGGTATTCTCACTAAATGGTGAAACAAGAGTGGAGCTAAATATAAATCCTCATATAAACCTGATCTTTGGTGATATGATTGTTGATCTTGATGCTCCTGAAATAATAATAATGATAGAGAATAAGGTTAAGAAAAATGTAAAATTGGTAAACGTCCTCTTGGACTAA
- a CDS encoding M1 family aminopeptidase yields MKARSVVVVLLVAFIVMCISSSYTFDKFQFSKTDNAKLLFERSGEFIGGNSSISLDITFDGWNVTIKGVQEIELSLNSPATIPFLFENSSILNINLEKIEVYGARADVTAFYDDKYGLLLLNITPIENVQRIKIFYTSKYQPLFDINMRDIIEWHMKSTKEHFYLPPEAYMLLSNLKGDFIIKISSYPSNYALAGILKLPNNKYKPFLPEENTFHTDGGRFYVLLGKWKVYEKTTKIGEKSVKITALTDESDPTDELAKILKIYSSYLTPYPYDEFIYIRIKGHRSEIEGFGLYGGAVGTQFENVIPHEVAHNWFGMYAELGLLDESLATYTSSFYNMTPVQLDYWEGICLSSRDRTPVVEINAVTRRHQTNLYHRGGFIFRSLQFVVGNETFFQGLRELLAICHVKECNNTEETLNLIKEIYENLTKQNLEWFFREWFYTADYPNFTVSSLKVAQNDSYYTLMLNITDKNGFAMPLEVEVVTLSENITKRIFVNGSVILRLELKEQPFKIILDPNDWIANINGSSYRVNWEKFTFEKIEKKEREINGVKIIVN; encoded by the coding sequence ATGAAAGCACGTTCTGTTGTAGTAGTATTGTTAGTAGCTTTCATAGTTATGTGCATCAGTTCTTCATATACATTCGATAAGTTCCAATTCTCAAAAACAGATAATGCTAAGCTCCTTTTTGAAAGAAGTGGGGAATTTATTGGAGGTAATAGCAGTATTTCTTTAGATATAACCTTTGATGGTTGGAATGTCACAATTAAAGGAGTTCAGGAGATTGAGCTTTCTCTAAACTCTCCAGCTACAATTCCTTTTCTCTTTGAGAACTCATCCATTTTGAACATTAACCTTGAGAAAATTGAAGTATACGGTGCAAGAGCTGATGTAACGGCTTTTTATGATGACAAATACGGCCTTCTTCTGCTTAATATAACGCCTATTGAGAATGTCCAGCGAATTAAAATTTTCTATACCTCAAAATATCAGCCTCTTTTTGATATTAATATGAGAGATATAATAGAGTGGCATATGAAATCAACCAAGGAGCACTTCTACCTTCCACCTGAGGCTTATATGCTGCTTTCGAATCTGAAGGGAGATTTCATAATTAAAATTTCTTCTTATCCTTCTAATTACGCTCTTGCTGGTATTCTAAAACTCCCAAACAATAAATACAAGCCGTTCCTCCCAGAGGAAAACACTTTCCATACAGATGGCGGGAGGTTTTATGTTCTTTTGGGAAAGTGGAAGGTTTATGAGAAAACAACAAAAATAGGTGAGAAAAGCGTGAAAATTACAGCGCTCACTGATGAGTCAGATCCAACAGATGAGCTTGCAAAAATCCTAAAAATTTATTCCTCCTATTTAACTCCGTATCCATATGACGAGTTCATTTACATCAGGATCAAAGGGCATAGAAGCGAAATTGAAGGATTTGGGCTCTATGGAGGGGCGGTAGGGACACAATTTGAGAACGTTATCCCTCATGAAGTCGCCCATAACTGGTTTGGAATGTATGCGGAGCTTGGACTTTTGGATGAATCTCTCGCAACATATACTTCCTCCTTTTATAACATGACACCTGTGCAGCTGGACTACTGGGAAGGAATATGCCTCAGCTCAAGGGATAGGACTCCAGTAGTAGAGATTAACGCAGTTACAAGAAGACACCAAACCAATCTCTATCACAGGGGTGGTTTTATCTTCCGCTCTCTTCAGTTTGTTGTAGGAAATGAAACATTCTTTCAAGGGCTTAGAGAGCTCCTTGCAATTTGCCACGTTAAGGAGTGCAACAATACTGAAGAAACACTAAATCTGATCAAGGAGATCTACGAAAATCTGACTAAGCAGAATTTGGAGTGGTTCTTCAGGGAGTGGTTTTATACAGCAGATTATCCAAACTTTACTGTCTCCAGCTTAAAAGTAGCCCAAAATGACAGCTACTACACTCTAATGCTCAACATAACTGATAAGAATGGTTTTGCAATGCCTCTCGAAGTGGAGGTCGTAACTCTAAGCGAAAACATCACGAAGAGAATCTTTGTTAATGGTTCTGTCATCTTAAGGCTTGAGTTAAAAGAACAGCCATTCAAGATAATTCTTGATCCAAACGATTGGATTGCCAATATTAACGGATCTTCTTACAGGGTTAACTGGGAAAAGTTTACATTTGAAAAAATTGAGAAAAAAGAAAGGGAAATTAATGGAGTTAAAATAATTGTGAACTAA
- a CDS encoding encapsulin, which translates to MLGLNPISISREKSLSKEEIAQALRWATIAELDAITFYEQFARLIEDENIKKVFLDVAKEEKAHVGEFMALLLNLDSEQLSELKEGFEEVEELTGIKTELNPSEEKEVRSGYIEVLKKALIEVISKGRIIVSSLPKTKIIGMQSFRVDLIRYEDGVKVTKQEYKPIPMLTKKFYIGLRELDDGTYDPAIAVKAGELLVKNEEELIINELLSTEGIKRGTLRSWENTEEALDDLMNALQEASKASAGPFGIILNPKRYAKLLRVHEKGGRILIEVLKNVFKGGILVTPNISEDKVVVFANTPAVMDIVIGQDVELKELGPEGDAVAFLVGEALALRVKSPEAIVILE; encoded by the coding sequence ATGTTGGGATTGAACCCCATTTCGATATCTCGTGAAAAATCCCTATCAAAAGAAGAAATTGCCCAGGCCCTAAGATGGGCTACTATTGCAGAACTAGATGCCATAACATTCTATGAACAATTTGCAAGATTAATAGAAGATGAAAACATAAAGAAAGTATTTTTAGATGTAGCAAAAGAAGAAAAAGCTCATGTAGGAGAGTTTATGGCCCTTCTACTTAATCTAGACTCTGAACAGCTTAGTGAACTTAAAGAGGGTTTTGAAGAAGTTGAAGAATTAACGGGGATTAAAACAGAATTAAACCCCTCGGAGGAAAAAGAAGTGCGAAGTGGATATATTGAAGTGCTTAAAAAGGCTTTAATCGAAGTTATTAGCAAAGGCAGAATAATTGTAAGTTCCCTACCAAAAACAAAGATCATAGGTATGCAATCTTTTAGAGTGGACTTAATACGTTATGAAGATGGAGTAAAAGTCACAAAACAGGAGTACAAACCTATCCCTATGCTCACAAAGAAGTTCTATATTGGACTAAGGGAACTTGATGATGGCACTTATGACCCCGCAATAGCAGTTAAAGCAGGAGAACTTCTGGTAAAAAATGAAGAAGAACTAATTATCAACGAACTCCTATCTACAGAAGGAATAAAGAGAGGAACATTAAGGTCTTGGGAGAACACTGAGGAAGCCTTGGATGACCTCATGAATGCCCTCCAAGAAGCTTCAAAAGCCTCAGCTGGACCTTTTGGAATAATCCTGAATCCAAAAAGATATGCAAAGTTGCTAAGAGTTCATGAAAAAGGAGGTAGAATACTAATAGAAGTCCTAAAAAATGTCTTCAAAGGAGGTATTTTAGTTACCCCCAATATTTCGGAAGATAAAGTTGTAGTATTTGCAAATACCCCCGCAGTTATGGACATTGTAATAGGTCAAGACGTTGAGTTAAAGGAGCTCGGACCTGAAGGAGATGCCGTTGCATTCTTGGTCGGTGAAGCTTTAGCTCTAAGAGTTAAGAGCCCTGAAGCTATTGTAATCTTGGAGTGA
- a CDS encoding ferritin-like domain-containing protein, translated as MNELEALAIALEVEKAELKFYIEMAKKASDEKAKKMFLFLAHEEAEHWDIFEKNLINKLVEKCELPSITKEMFEKLIPKYEGELSEVKAVEIGMEQEKRTWEFYEKAAEEAKDKNVRKIFDELAKVEKSHYELLKAQYDSVMKTGIWMDYQDFSLEVD; from the coding sequence ATGAACGAACTTGAAGCTTTAGCGATAGCTTTAGAGGTTGAAAAAGCTGAATTAAAGTTTTATATTGAGATGGCCAAAAAAGCAAGTGATGAAAAGGCCAAAAAAATGTTTCTCTTCTTGGCACATGAAGAAGCTGAACACTGGGATATTTTTGAGAAAAATTTGATCAATAAACTTGTAGAAAAGTGTGAACTTCCCTCCATTACCAAAGAGATGTTTGAAAAGTTAATCCCAAAATATGAAGGAGAATTAAGTGAAGTCAAGGCCGTGGAAATAGGAATGGAACAGGAAAAAAGGACTTGGGAATTTTATGAGAAAGCTGCAGAAGAAGCTAAGGATAAAAATGTGAGAAAAATATTCGATGAACTTGCAAAAGTTGAAAAATCTCATTATGAACTTCTTAAGGCTCAATACGATTCTGTTATGAAAACTGGCATCTGGATGGATTATCAGGACTTCAGTCTTGAGGTGGATTAG
- a CDS encoding tripartite tricarboxylate transporter permease — protein sequence MLAPPPSRKESSQKDNHRLKREDYARIKLVRTGKISLNPLHHLTKAEVTLSSVLAGLSGILATFMSPVGLTVLFGDLTKESQKDELKGSLMAYAVRDAIKNATYIGGTLIPLIALGVPTGPMSAGPAHPFFAELAAFGGSTPRDVLLQRYSTSTIMLVTIYATVFAAFLAYFILIKYSKQLTRFVFKKVPAEALYATFLAIVLVLAYNDAGIAGIFGSILVGLISATFVRNGVSIGILFMVLVAAPYLVGLLF from the coding sequence GTGCTTGCACCCCCTCCCTCTCGGAAGGAGTCTTCACAAAAAGATAATCACCGTCTAAAGCGGGAGGATTACGCACGGATTAAACTCGTAAGGACTGGAAAGATCTCACTAAATCCACTCCACCATCTCACAAAGGCCGAAGTTACTCTTTCTTCAGTCTTAGCTGGATTAAGTGGCATCCTAGCAACTTTCATGAGCCCCGTTGGATTAACAGTTCTCTTTGGAGATCTCACAAAGGAAAGTCAAAAAGATGAGCTCAAGGGATCTCTCATGGCATACGCAGTGAGAGACGCTATAAAGAACGCCACTTACATTGGGGGAACCCTCATACCACTTATAGCACTGGGAGTGCCCACTGGTCCAATGTCTGCTGGTCCAGCACATCCATTCTTTGCTGAACTCGCAGCATTTGGAGGATCTACACCAAGAGATGTCCTATTGCAGAGGTATTCAACTTCAACCATAATGCTCGTAACAATCTACGCGACAGTATTTGCAGCATTCCTTGCATACTTCATATTGATCAAGTACTCAAAGCAATTAACCCGGTTTGTCTTCAAAAAAGTGCCCGCAGAAGCATTATATGCCACATTCCTGGCAATAGTACTGGTGTTAGCATACAATGATGCAGGAATTGCAGGAATCTTTGGTTCAATATTAGTGGGTCTCATCTCAGCGACATTTGTTAGAAACGGTGTCTCAATTGGAATACTCTTTATGGTGCTGGTTGCTGCACCGTATCTTGTAGGACTGCTCTTTTGA
- a CDS encoding tRNA uridine(34) 5-carboxymethylaminomethyl modification radical SAM/GNAT enzyme Elp3, with the protein MEKKYQKACEDIAKAIISGEIRDRRELNRFKVKIARKYHLSKIPTNSDILRVMNKADREKFKDFLKKKPTRTISGVAVVAMMTKPFPCPHGRCIYCPGGPSEGSPQSYTGKEPSALRALQNVYHPYLIMINRLKQLYDIGHDIDKVEVIIQGGTFPAVDLDYQEWFIKEAFKAMNDFPHFKDIENLEEKIRKAVLFGDIDEDPLFRAAWKKTHKKRYYYLEEEQRKNERAKVRMVGLTIETRPDWAMEKQIDRMLKLGTTRVELGVQTVFNFIYERVKRGHTVEDTIRATQLLKDAGLKINYHMMPGLPGSNFERDLESFKIIFEDDRFRPDMLKIYPTLVTRDTLLYKWYKEGKYRPYTTEEAVELLVEVYKLLPKWVRIMRIQRDIPVQLVEAGVKHSNLGQLVFNELVKRGIRPREIRFREVGHQMQKFGVEPEVEHIKLLREDYEASEGHEIFLSFEDVKNDILIGFIRLRIPSEKAHRKEINCCPSAIVRELHVYGPLVPIGGKPKYEWQHRGYGKELLAEAERIAFEEFDRKKMLIISGVGVRGYYRKFGYRKDGPYVSKRLDKKGYANFAKSREFDGHLNT; encoded by the coding sequence ATGGAGAAAAAATATCAAAAAGCATGTGAGGATATTGCAAAGGCAATAATAAGTGGTGAGATTAGAGATAGAAGAGAACTCAACAGATTTAAGGTTAAAATCGCGAGAAAATACCACTTAAGTAAGATTCCCACTAATTCAGACATTCTCAGAGTAATGAATAAAGCGGATAGGGAGAAGTTCAAGGACTTCCTCAAAAAGAAACCAACCCGTACAATAAGTGGTGTGGCCGTTGTAGCTATGATGACTAAACCCTTTCCCTGCCCCCATGGTAGATGCATTTATTGTCCAGGAGGACCAAGTGAAGGCTCCCCCCAAAGTTATACTGGAAAAGAGCCATCCGCTCTTAGAGCCCTTCAAAATGTTTACCATCCATATCTTATAATGATAAATCGTCTTAAGCAGCTTTATGATATAGGCCATGATATTGACAAAGTAGAAGTCATAATTCAGGGAGGAACCTTCCCAGCAGTAGATTTGGATTACCAAGAATGGTTTATCAAAGAGGCCTTTAAGGCTATGAATGACTTTCCACATTTCAAAGACATTGAAAATCTCGAGGAAAAGATAAGGAAGGCCGTGCTTTTTGGAGACATTGACGAGGATCCACTTTTTAGGGCAGCATGGAAGAAAACACATAAAAAACGTTATTACTACCTCGAAGAAGAGCAGAGGAAAAATGAAAGGGCAAAGGTTAGAATGGTAGGATTAACCATTGAGACGAGACCGGATTGGGCCATGGAAAAGCAAATCGATAGGATGCTTAAACTCGGCACCACAAGAGTTGAACTTGGAGTTCAGACTGTTTTTAACTTCATCTATGAGAGAGTTAAGAGAGGCCACACCGTTGAGGACACAATTAGAGCAACTCAGCTGCTCAAAGACGCTGGCCTTAAAATCAACTACCATATGATGCCTGGCCTGCCGGGAAGTAATTTTGAAAGAGACCTGGAGTCATTTAAGATTATATTTGAAGACGATCGGTTTAGGCCAGATATGCTCAAGATTTATCCTACTCTGGTTACAAGAGATACTCTCCTCTATAAATGGTATAAAGAGGGCAAGTACAGGCCCTATACAACTGAAGAAGCCGTAGAACTCCTGGTTGAAGTTTATAAACTTCTTCCAAAGTGGGTTAGAATTATGAGAATTCAGAGGGATATACCTGTACAACTTGTGGAAGCCGGGGTAAAACATTCCAATTTGGGTCAGCTTGTATTCAATGAACTCGTTAAAAGAGGAATAAGACCCAGAGAGATTCGCTTTAGAGAGGTAGGGCATCAAATGCAGAAGTTCGGGGTGGAACCTGAAGTAGAACACATCAAACTTTTGAGAGAGGATTATGAGGCAAGTGAAGGGCACGAAATATTCCTAAGCTTTGAAGATGTGAAGAACGACATATTAATTGGTTTTATAAGACTTAGAATTCCAAGTGAAAAGGCCCATAGAAAGGAGATTAACTGCTGCCCATCTGCAATAGTTAGAGAACTCCATGTTTATGGACCGCTTGTGCCAATAGGAGGAAAACCAAAATATGAATGGCAGCACAGAGGGTATGGAAAGGAACTTTTAGCCGAGGCTGAGAGAATAGCCTTTGAAGAATTTGATAGAAAGAAAATGCTTATTATAAGCGGCGTTGGCGTTAGAGGATACTACAGAAAGTTCGGCTACCGTAAAGATGGACCGTACGTGAGTAAGAGGCTTGACAAGAAAGGATACGCCAACTTTGCCAAGAGCAGAGAGTTCGATGGACACTTAAACACATGA
- a CDS encoding GNAT family N-acetyltransferase, translated as MKITRVRNPLEFKDELIKFVFRVYQGTNGAYPALEWVEDKPSIDDFEGFKRVYEPFLEFRLGKEFDELYLGTEEEKVIGTIALVYNLEGKDVWWVPEDIKGEETGLIEFFMVDPAYKGKGYGSQLLEFAVERLRGLKKEPYIITFPNLEAYSYYLKKGFKKVMDYKEFVVLKKE; from the coding sequence ATGAAAATAACTAGGGTTAGAAATCCATTAGAATTTAAAGATGAGTTGATAAAGTTTGTTTTCCGCGTCTATCAAGGGACCAATGGAGCATATCCTGCCCTTGAATGGGTGGAAGATAAGCCAAGCATAGATGATTTTGAGGGTTTTAAGAGAGTATATGAGCCATTCCTTGAGTTTAGACTAGGAAAAGAGTTTGATGAACTGTATTTGGGAACTGAAGAAGAGAAAGTCATTGGTACCATAGCTCTCGTTTACAATCTTGAAGGCAAGGATGTGTGGTGGGTGCCAGAGGATATCAAAGGTGAAGAGACTGGTCTTATAGAGTTTTTCATGGTGGATCCCGCATACAAAGGTAAAGGCTACGGTTCACAGCTTCTTGAATTTGCTGTGGAACGTTTAAGAGGATTGAAAAAAGAGCCCTATATAATAACATTTCCAAATCTCGAAGCTTATAGTTACTATCTAAAGAAGGGTTTCAAAAAGGTCATGGATTACAAAGAGTTCGTAGTGCTGAAGAAGGAATAA
- a CDS encoding ABC transporter permease, translating into MDVQWVWESQKLTQRTIEHLRMFSISLLLAIVIGVTLGLFLYRRPKLASLTLNILNVVETIPTLALLVLFLPILGIGEKPTIAASVLYSILPIARNTYTGLTTVERSYLEVAEAIGLSDREILVKVRFPLALPLIAAGVRIAVVFTMGVVTLGGLIAAGGLGAPIQTGIHLYDKEIIIVAGLWVGILALLLDGIAALIEKYLRRRYRGGD; encoded by the coding sequence ATGGACGTTCAGTGGGTGTGGGAGAGTCAAAAGCTAACTCAGAGAACGATAGAACACCTAAGAATGTTTAGTATATCTTTGTTATTGGCTATAGTCATAGGTGTTACTTTAGGTCTATTCCTTTATCGCAGACCAAAACTTGCCTCATTAACTCTGAACATACTAAATGTGGTCGAAACAATCCCAACATTGGCTCTTCTCGTGTTGTTCCTCCCTATCCTGGGTATTGGGGAAAAACCCACTATAGCAGCTTCTGTACTCTACTCTATCCTCCCTATAGCGAGAAACACTTACACTGGATTAACAACGGTTGAGAGAAGTTACTTGGAGGTTGCCGAAGCAATAGGTCTGAGTGATAGGGAAATATTGGTGAAGGTAAGGTTTCCATTGGCTTTACCTTTAATTGCAGCTGGGGTTAGGATAGCTGTTGTTTTTACGATGGGTGTAGTGACATTGGGTGGCCTGATAGCTGCTGGAGGTCTTGGGGCCCCAATTCAGACAGGAATACACCTCTATGATAAAGAGATAATAATTGTCGCGGGTTTGTGGGTAGGAATTCTTGCGTTACTCTTAGATGGTATTGCAGCTTTGATTGAAAAGTACTTAAGGAGGCGTTATCGTGGTGGGGATTGA
- a CDS encoding ferritin family protein yields MVEPLVKKAADVENEAAKSYTEGLAKLRGQGLKYTDVEAVVSRIAVDTIVHKHLMKAILEAQKELEKVRKGYEQVKEPMEMEMSKEQALLVKRFAEMHLEIEKDMIETYQKMAEKMTHPLFKGLAEALVKNEEEHHRLLKQLIEKHKE; encoded by the coding sequence ATGGTCGAACCTCTTGTAAAGAAAGCGGCTGATGTTGAGAATGAAGCTGCTAAAAGCTATACTGAAGGACTTGCGAAATTAAGAGGGCAAGGTTTAAAGTACACAGATGTTGAGGCGGTTGTAAGTAGGATAGCTGTTGACACAATTGTCCACAAACACTTAATGAAAGCTATTCTAGAAGCACAAAAAGAGCTTGAAAAAGTGAGAAAAGGATATGAACAAGTTAAAGAACCCATGGAGATGGAGATGAGTAAAGAACAAGCCCTTCTTGTTAAAAGATTTGCTGAAATGCATCTTGAGATTGAGAAAGATATGATCGAAACATACCAAAAAATGGCCGAAAAAATGACCCATCCACTCTTTAAGGGGTTAGCAGAGGCCCTTGTTAAAAATGAAGAAGAGCACCACAGGCTTCTAAAACAACTTATAGAAAAACACAAAGAGTGA